The Megalopta genalis isolate 19385.01 chromosome 8, iyMegGena1_principal, whole genome shotgun sequence sequence AATCTCTTGGTCTCGTGGTTCTATCTGATTCTTCAATTCAGTTATCTTATAATTTAACACAAATTTAAACTTCTCCAGCTCCTGGTTCGAACGTTTCATTTCGTATATCTGGCTTTCCCTGTCCTGGATTGTGACGTCTCTCTCTTTTATCtctttcttcaaatccatcttacTTTTCTCCAACTCTTGGATGGATGATTGAAAGTAAGTGTATTCATTTTGAACACGTTCCACTTGTCTCTTTAGTTCCTCGACAGCTTTCTGACTAATCAAGTATCTGTTTCTTATCATTCCAGCTTCCcctttaagcttcaaattcaactcTTTCTCCTCGTGTAACAAATTTTCATAATTCGTTCTTAATTCTAGAATTTCTTGGTCAGCATCGTCCTCTATTTGTATCGCCATTTTTTCGTGAACCCGAGCTTGATGTGCCATTTCATCTTGAGTCTCCTCTAGTTGTAATTTATTCTGATGCAATATTGCTTCATATTTGTCTGTCGTGTTTTGCAACTCTTCAGCTGCTTGTTTTTCTAATTCTTGCAAACGCTGCTCATAGTCATTTCGCATGGAGGTCATATGTTCCTCCAATTTCATGTACTTATCATATTCTGTGATAAGTTTGGCATCGTAGTTCATTTCCACTCGTTTCATCGTTTCATTGTGATCCTCTTTCATTTTatctatttctatatttattatatttagttcACTCTTGTGATCCTCCTTTAACTTGCTTATCTTGTCCCTCAGTTCTTCGATAGCTTCGCAGTATCCTTTATGAAGATCTCGAACCTTATCGTTGTGTAGCACCTCTATTTGACGCATTTTATATGCGAGCtcgttttctctttctctcattcgGACATTCAAGTCTTCTATAGTCTGTATTTTCTCTACCAGGTCACCTTTACTAATTAACACCTCATTTgtgtattttatttcttttcctgTTTTTCCCTTTCCTTCGGTATAGTGCAACTTCCAAATACATATACTACCGTCGATTCCTGTAGATACTAAGTATTGTTGATTGAAGGAAAGTGCAATCTATGAAACCACCATTTAATGTTAGTATATCATTCGCAGAAATACTTCCATTACAAATATTGTTAATACTATTCAATAAATTCCTGCATTTCTAGTTATCAGTAAGCGCATCTTATAGAATATTGGTAAGTTGtcaaattttatttgtatttgcaTTATTTTTACGTCCTCACCTTTGTAATATCAACAGCGTGAATGTTGAATTCCGAATATAACACTGGCTCTTGAAGTGGATAGTTTACTGACAAAATATTGCCGCCGGGACAGACAATAAATAGCACTTGATCCAGTTTCCCTAATAGCATATTATTCATAGTTACTCCTGGAAGATTATATTCTCGCGTCACCTAATAGAAACAGTGCCCTTGATATCTTCGAGAAGAAAATTGGGGGAAccatacatgtatatgtatacatatatacatatgaatGAATTACCATATTTTCCTTGGTCTCACGTATCAAACTATCATTTCCGATGCAATACGCAATCTGTTCATCAATAGATATTGCAATATCGTGTAGATCTatgttttttataattaattctgCGAAACGGGTACCAGTATTCATGTCCCAATGATATATGGCACCCTCACTGCCTAATGTTAACAATTTTGTGTCTGTTTGTGACCAAAGCAAAGCTTTTACTCTACTAGTGTGTCCTTTTAAAATAAAGTAGCTAGCGAAATCAACAGTTGTGTAGATTTGTACGATATTTTCATTCACAGCAGCAAATAAATGGCCACCATGGCTGAAAGTTACAGTCTTACAGCACCTTATAGGAAATTCTTCCATAGTTAATAGATCATCTATTAATATACACATGAAGCGTAACTTATCACTGAAACCAATTAAGCAAAACAGTCCGGTGGGATGCAAAGAAATTGCACAAATGTGCTCTGcatattgtttaaataaaattaacgtTCCCGTCTCAAAATCCCATAGTTTTATACTATGGTCGAGTTCTCCACAAGTCATAAAGATTGATTTCCAAGCACACATTGAGAGATTACTTATAGGTCCATAATGCAATGCTTGACTTAAGAGCCGCAGTTCCTGCGGCTCTGGATCTACGTTCAAATCTGGCCCCCACAATCTTATATGAAATAATTGGGGCCAGCCTGTCGTAATTACTAAATGATCCAAACTTATATTAATGCCTATAGTATTTATTCTGTATAAATCGCGATTCTCGTCTTTAGATGGCTGTGTTGGAATTATATAAACGTTTCTCTTCACATATTTATGGTGACCTTCTCTCTCAAACAGTACAATTGTTCTAAAACCATGTGCGTATGCGAAGCCTTTTGGAAAAGCAACTAAACAGCGAATATTATTTTCccaatcatttttttctttaaCATCAATTAGTGAACCACCTGCTTGTATGACATACTCTTCCCGTATTCTAAGATTCATAGAAGTTGTATCActcattttataaatattttttaagtcaCCATTCTCTAAGTAAAGAATTCTTCCATCTTCAGTTCCAAGTAATAATCTATCTGAATTCAACCAAGCCATAGAACATGCAAGTATATTGTCTGCTTTCGAGAATCCATATGGACGCCAGACAGTCTCAGAAAGACTTAAGAATTTGAAATTGTGTGAACCACCAACAGCAATTACTCCTACATCGGATGGATTACAAGCTATTAATTCAACAATAGCTGGTGGTGTTTGCTGAGTGCCTACTTTAATTTTTGACTCCAATTTTCCCTTTTCCCAATTGTAGAAAAGCATTTTTTGATCAGGTTCCCCTGTAACTGCTGCTAAATACTGATTATCAAAGCTAAAATCAATGCAGGTAAATTTAGTAACTTCAGGTGCATCATAAGGTATtccaagcaacttttttctcTTCAAAGTTTG is a genomic window containing:
- the tous gene encoding testes of unusual size, which translates into the protein MSALLQAKVFYGLKTDIISNIHYLSDVEVLYPVGNVISLHLIPQRRQRFLRLSDKQEINIIAVTHNKKYVAICEIGEKPTISIYDVQTLKRKKLLGIPYDAPEVTKFTCIDFSFDNQYLAAVTGEPDQKMLFYNWEKGKLESKIKVGTQQTPPAIVELIACNPSDVGVIAVGGSHNFKFLSLSETVWRPYGFSKADNILACSMAWLNSDRLLLGTEDGRILYLENGDLKNIYKMSDTTSMNLRIREEYVIQAGGSLIDVKEKNDWENNIRCLVAFPKGFAYAHGFRTIVLFEREGHHKYVKRNVYIIPTQPSKDENRDLYRINTIGINISLDHLVITTGWPQLFHIRLWGPDLNVDPEPQELRLLSQALHYGPISNLSMCAWKSIFMTCGELDHSIKLWDFETGTLILFKQYAEHICAISLHPTGLFCLIGFSDKLRFMCILIDDLLTMEEFPIRCCKTVTFSHGGHLFAAVNENIVQIYTTVDFASYFILKGHTSRVKALLWSQTDTKLLTLGSEGAIYHWDMNTGTRFAELIIKNIDLHDIAISIDEQIAYCIGNDSLIRETKENMVTREYNLPGVTMNNMLLGKLDQVLFIVCPGGNILSVNYPLQEPVLYSEFNIHAVDITKIALSFNQQYLVSTGIDGSICIWKLHYTEGKGKTGKEIKYTNEVLISKGDLVEKIQTIEDLNVRMRERENELAYKMRQIEVLHNDKVRDLHKGYCEAIEELRDKISKLKEDHKSELNIINIEIDKMKEDHNETMKRVEMNYDAKLITEYDKYMKLEEHMTSMRNDYEQRLQELEKQAAEELQNTTDKYEAILHQNKLQLEETQDEMAHQARVHEKMAIQIEDDADQEILELRTNYENLLHEEKELNLKLKGEAGMIRNRYLISQKAVEELKRQVERVQNEYTYFQSSIQELEKSKMDLKKEIKERDVTIQDRESQIYEMKRSNQELEKFKFVLNYKITELKNQIEPRDQEIRELKEKIQDMETELVNLHKTNVSLELQLHELREKLKSARRELQHEDHRGKKCQQLLKKIRVDLLDTSGLVQEPQALKNAVTKLYHKYSAGDDFLRSRKADFDAQCEFMKQRDHLERTIGSLRKQVLQDKPGVGKDVNKTIEENIVLITELNTLREELKDVRKHILHMEGLLGLTGKNVTPSEAKKKLENACYGYEELQSKCKVQMLECQGIISALKDDMIHLIDKLPCEEKIIKSNF